The Amycolatopsis sp. 195334CR genome window below encodes:
- a CDS encoding 1-acyl-sn-glycerol-3-phosphate acyltransferase, protein MADREKGGFWVGTAAALFYPLTLLGRRDYRHTERIPRTGGALLVLNHISHFDPVVDAVLVHRNRRVPRFMAKESLTRTPVLGKILVGSGGIPVYRGSSSAGDSLRAAHQALRDGKVVVIYPEGTITKDPAVWPKRSYTGAARLAMENDVPVIPIARWGTHEILNGYTKKFRPFPRKRVIHSVGEPLDLSAYRGRPLGAKVLREVTDVMMDAVTGLLAEVRGEQPPATRPDED, encoded by the coding sequence TTGGCCGATCGGGAAAAGGGCGGTTTCTGGGTGGGGACCGCCGCGGCGCTGTTCTACCCGCTGACCCTGCTCGGCAGGCGGGACTACCGGCACACCGAGCGCATCCCCCGCACCGGGGGCGCCCTGCTGGTGCTCAACCACATCTCCCACTTCGACCCGGTGGTCGACGCCGTGCTGGTGCACCGCAACCGGCGCGTGCCGCGGTTCATGGCGAAGGAGAGCCTGACCCGCACGCCGGTGCTCGGCAAGATCCTGGTCGGCTCGGGCGGCATCCCGGTCTACCGCGGTTCCTCCAGCGCCGGTGACAGCCTGCGCGCGGCGCACCAGGCGCTGCGCGACGGCAAGGTGGTGGTGATCTACCCCGAGGGCACGATCACCAAGGACCCGGCGGTCTGGCCGAAGCGGTCCTACACCGGGGCGGCGCGGCTGGCGATGGAGAACGACGTGCCGGTGATCCCGATCGCGCGCTGGGGCACGCACGAGATCCTCAACGGCTACACCAAGAAGTTCCGGCCGTTCCCGCGCAAGCGGGTGATCCACTCGGTGGGGGAGCCGCTCGACCTGTCCGCCTACCGCGGCCGCCCGCTCGGCGCGAAGGTGCTGCGCGAGGTCACCGACGTGATGATGGACGCGGTGACCGGACTGCTGGCCGAGGTGCGCGGGGAGCAGCCGCCCGCCACCCGCCCCGACGAGGACTGA
- a CDS encoding cysteine dioxygenase family protein yields MFAVPDNTVALAENTVQQRHPVRVALEYAHDRDRWRHLLRYDPDQRFSALIARDEEQEIWLMSWLPGQQTDLHDHVESTGAFTVVTGALTETVSRTAADGRVVTEVHPLVAGQSRVFAPGYVHHVRNPGADPAISVHVYRSGGRAMRSYRGSFVDGPTRADT; encoded by the coding sequence ATGTTCGCCGTTCCGGACAACACCGTCGCCCTGGCCGAGAACACCGTTCAGCAGCGCCACCCCGTGCGCGTCGCGCTCGAGTACGCCCACGACCGCGACCGCTGGCGCCACCTGCTGCGCTACGACCCCGACCAGCGGTTCTCCGCGCTCATCGCCCGTGACGAGGAGCAGGAGATCTGGCTGATGAGCTGGCTGCCCGGCCAGCAGACCGACCTGCACGACCACGTCGAGTCCACCGGGGCGTTCACCGTGGTCACCGGCGCGCTGACCGAGACGGTCAGCCGGACCGCCGCCGACGGCCGGGTGGTCACCGAGGTGCACCCGCTGGTCGCGGGCCAGTCGCGGGTGTTCGCCCCCGGTTACGTCCACCACGTGCGCAACCCCGGCGCCGATCCCGCGATCAGCGTGCACGTCTACCGCTCCGGCGGCCGGGCGATGCGCAGCTACCGCGGCAGCTTCGTCGACGGGCCCACCCGCGCCGACACGTGA
- a CDS encoding pyridoxamine 5'-phosphate oxidase family protein — translation MTPLSPTPRSTITRKKDRGRSDRADLYAVLDEGLVCHLGLVLNGSPLVLPTGYGRDGDTLYLHGSTGSPSMRAAAPEVDVCVTVTLVDAVVYARSINDHSMNYRSAVVHGRARQLSGDEKWHGLHVLTDHLAPGSWEHARDVNAKEFAAVSVLALDLAEASVKVRDVGVVDEPSDVEADAAWAGVLPVRTSFGPPETDPECSVPVPAHVSARVGPSTKLPR, via the coding sequence ATGACCCCATTGTCACCCACCCCGCGCAGCACCATCACCCGCAAGAAGGATCGCGGCCGCAGTGACCGCGCCGACCTGTACGCGGTGCTCGACGAGGGCCTGGTCTGCCACCTCGGGCTGGTGCTGAACGGCTCGCCGCTGGTGCTGCCGACCGGCTACGGCCGCGACGGGGACACGCTCTACCTGCACGGATCCACCGGTTCACCGAGCATGCGGGCGGCCGCGCCCGAGGTCGACGTCTGCGTGACGGTGACGCTGGTCGACGCCGTCGTGTACGCGCGTTCGATCAACGACCACTCGATGAACTACCGCAGCGCCGTGGTGCACGGGCGGGCGCGCCAGCTCTCCGGCGACGAGAAGTGGCACGGCCTGCACGTGCTCACCGACCACCTCGCGCCCGGTTCGTGGGAGCACGCACGGGACGTCAACGCCAAGGAGTTCGCCGCGGTTTCGGTGCTCGCGCTCGACCTGGCGGAGGCGTCGGTGAAGGTGCGCGACGTCGGCGTGGTCGACGAACCGTCCGATGTGGAGGCCGACGCCGCCTGGGCGGGCGTGCTGCCGGTCCGGACCTCGTTCGGCCCGCCCGAGACCGACCCGGAGTGCTCGGTCCCGGTGCCCGCTCACGTGTCGGCGCGGGTGGGCCCGTCGACGAAGCTGCCGCGGTAG
- a CDS encoding NAD(P)H-dependent glycerol-3-phosphate dehydrogenase, which translates to MDIQRVTVLGAGSWGTTFAKVLGDAGRDVTMWARRPEVAAEITEAGTNDGYLPGVALPARVTATADPAAALDGAHAVVLAVPSQSLRANLTAWRGLLPADAVLVSLAKGVELGTLKRMSEVITEIAGVPDGQVVVVSGPNLAKEIAQEQPAGAVVACADHERAIAVQRACSTGYFRPYTNTDVVGCELGGACKNVIALSCGMASGLGLGANTSATLITRGLAEMARLGTKMGADPLTFAGLAGVGDLVATCSSPLSRNRTFGERLGRGESVAQAQEAVGGQVAEGVKSCTSIRELASSLGVDMPITDAMHRVCHGGEDPRRLGAELLGRTRKHEWS; encoded by the coding sequence ATGGACATCCAGCGGGTCACCGTGCTCGGTGCCGGTTCGTGGGGCACCACCTTCGCCAAGGTGCTCGGTGACGCCGGGCGCGACGTGACGATGTGGGCGCGCCGCCCCGAGGTCGCGGCCGAGATCACCGAGGCGGGCACCAACGACGGCTACCTGCCGGGGGTCGCGCTGCCCGCGCGGGTCACCGCCACCGCCGACCCGGCCGCCGCCCTCGACGGGGCCCACGCGGTGGTGCTGGCCGTGCCGAGCCAGAGCCTGCGGGCGAACCTGACCGCGTGGCGCGGCCTGCTGCCCGCCGACGCGGTGCTGGTCAGCCTGGCCAAGGGCGTCGAGCTGGGCACGCTGAAGCGGATGAGCGAGGTGATCACCGAGATCGCCGGCGTGCCGGACGGTCAGGTGGTGGTGGTCTCCGGGCCGAACCTGGCCAAGGAGATCGCGCAGGAGCAGCCGGCCGGCGCGGTGGTCGCGTGCGCCGACCACGAGCGCGCGATCGCCGTGCAGCGGGCCTGCTCGACCGGGTACTTCCGGCCGTACACGAACACCGACGTGGTGGGCTGCGAGCTGGGCGGCGCGTGCAAGAACGTGATCGCACTGAGCTGCGGCATGGCCTCCGGGCTCGGCCTCGGCGCCAACACCTCGGCGACGTTGATCACCCGGGGACTGGCCGAAATGGCGCGGCTCGGCACGAAGATGGGCGCCGACCCGCTGACCTTCGCCGGCCTGGCCGGGGTGGGGGACCTGGTCGCCACCTGCTCCTCGCCGCTGTCCCGGAACCGGACCTTCGGGGAACGGCTGGGCCGGGGCGAGTCGGTCGCGCAGGCGCAGGAAGCCGTCGGCGGTCAGGTGGCCGAGGGGGTGAAGTCGTGCACGTCGATCCGGGAGCTCGCGTCGAGCCTCGGGGTCGACATGCCGATCACCGACGCCATGCACCGGGTGTGCCACGGCGGTGAGGACCCCCGCCGGCTGGGCGCCGAGCTGCTGGGCCGGACCCGCAAGCACGAGTGGTCCTGA
- the cofC gene encoding 2-phospho-L-lactate guanylyltransferase produces MKPPSLGKSRLRGALDDIHDQETHTELVLSLAADTLAAATAANGVRRVLVVAAEPAALTGLHRLGVEIVGDAGARGLNEALRRGEAILRRADPGGVVAALQADLPALRPDELAMALGAAADRRAFVADRQGTGTTLLVAAPGEPLDPHFGTGSALAHTASGAVPLDVATPSLRSDVDTAADLAHTRRLGLGERTSTLLGEACCLS; encoded by the coding sequence ATGAAACCGCCCAGCCTGGGCAAGTCCCGGCTGCGGGGCGCGCTGGACGACATCCACGACCAGGAGACGCACACCGAGCTGGTGCTCTCCCTCGCCGCCGACACGCTGGCCGCGGCGACCGCGGCGAACGGCGTCCGCCGGGTGCTGGTGGTCGCCGCCGAACCGGCCGCGCTGACCGGGCTGCACCGCCTCGGCGTGGAGATCGTCGGCGACGCGGGCGCGCGCGGGCTCAACGAGGCGCTGCGCCGGGGTGAGGCGATCCTGCGCCGGGCCGATCCCGGCGGGGTGGTCGCCGCGCTGCAGGCCGACCTCCCCGCGCTCCGGCCGGACGAGCTGGCGATGGCACTGGGTGCCGCGGCCGACCGGCGCGCCTTCGTCGCCGATCGCCAGGGCACCGGCACGACGCTGCTGGTCGCGGCGCCGGGCGAACCGCTGGACCCGCACTTCGGCACCGGCTCCGCGCTGGCGCACACCGCCTCGGGCGCGGTGCCGCTGGACGTGGCCACCCCCTCGCTGCGCAGCGACGTGGACACCGCCGCCGACCTCGCCCACACCAGGAGACTCGGGCTCGGCGAGCGCACCTCGACCCTGCTCGGCGAGGCGTGCTGCCTGAGCTAA